ACAAGCTTCTCCAGCTCCTCCACACTTGTCGTTCCGGTCTCGCTGTCTACCGACACCTTAACAAGCCTGACATCCTTACCGATAAGCCACGTCCTTATAGTCTCAAGTCTTTCTGGATGCACGGCGCCGCTCACAACTACTTTGCGGCGCCCTCTCTTGACTCGTAGTGCCATTAGAACTGCTTCTGCTGCAGCAGTGCTCCAGTCGTAGAGCGACGCATTAACTACATCCATCTCGTAGAGGTCTGCTATGAGACTCTGATACTCGAAGAATACCTGGAGAAGACCCTGATTTATCTCAGGCTGATATGGAGTGTACGCTGTGTAGAACTCTGACCGTGATATAATAGCATTCACAGCTGCTGGGATTGTATGGAAGCACACACCACCCCCGAGGAATGGCGGTGGACTCGTATAGATGGTGTTTCTCTGCAATTTCTCCTCCATAATCCTCCGTATCTCCCACTCGGATAGAACTCTGCCAAATCCGACTCTTGGCGGCTCCTTTAGGATGAGCTGGCTTGGCACATCACTATACAGCTCTAGGGGATCGCTAACACCTATACGCTTGAGCATCTCCTCCCTATCACGCCTATTGGCAGCTGGAGCCCATGGCAATACCAAGGGGGCCAAGCCTCCGATGTTTATAGCTACAGAATACCAGTATTAAGCCAATATTCTTCCAGACCTGCTACCCGGAGGGGCTGTGAGGAAAGTCATGCCTACTGATACGGTGATGCATTAACCCTGGGGTAGCTGAGCCCCACGACACATAGCACAACCTACATCACCGATCATTATTGTTACAGCGAAGCGAAAGAACTAGTGTGAGTGTAGGAGTGGAAAGGCCCGCAGAATTATGGAGCCGCCGCCGGGATTTGAACCCGGGACCCCCGGCTCCCTCGGAACCCGCGGGACACCAGGCGGGCTTACGAGGCCGGTGCTCTGCCAGCTGAGCTACGGCGGCACATGTTTTGCCGTGTTGTTATGGATAAGCTTGTATCACCCCCTTATAATGATTTACTCTAGGTGGTTGGGCCGGTGATGTATCACGCAGGCCTAGCATAGCCCCATCCTCAGGGGGATGCTATAGCCCGTCCAGGCTGAGGCCCCCAATGCCTCCATGTAGAGGAGAGCTTGCAGGGTCTCGGAAGGAGGGCTCAGCGCTCAGCCTTCTCCTCACAGCCTATATACATGTGTCGCCGTAGGACGCCCTCCCCATCGACTGTCATGGCGTGTCGGTGAATCCGGGTTCCTGCTCATCCACGACACATGCTCGGCCCGGCTCTCCACATCACCGCCCAAGACAAGTTACATGACGGGCTCTAGCTGGGGTGGAGCCCAGCCTAGCCTTATGCCAGTGTAGAGTAATATTAGGCGTTACTACTAGGGCGCTAGGGTGGCTAGTGAGGGTGTGCGGACGTGCTCGACACCAGGTCTATGATGCTCGTTAGCCAGGTGTACTTCGTTATACTGGCGATGGTTCTGGCTATTGCACCCCAATACTATATGCTAGTGTTCCTTATATACTTCGTAGCGATTATGGCATTTTCCATGTATACCTCGAAGAGAAGAATGAAGGGTGCAAGGATACCACGGGAGGAGGTTGAAGCGGCAAGACAGCTATTTCGCGAGGATAACTCGTTCCAGATAGCTGTAGAGGATGAAGAGCTTGTTCGACAGCTTACCGGCCAAGCAAAGACTGCTATAATGACATTCCTCTTCCTTCCAATCTACATTACGATATTCGAACTGGTTCGACGAAACTATAGCTCGCTTATTTCAGCGCTACAGGGAGCCGGGCTTAGCGAGACGCTGGCAGGCTTTGTCGTGTGGTTTGCAGCATTTGAGACAATGTTCCTTATCAGCATGGTGTCCCGGAGGGTTGTAAGGCAAGCCAAGCAACCCCCC
This DNA window, taken from Hyperthermus butylicus DSM 5456, encodes the following:
- a CDS encoding DUF2208 domain-containing protein, translated to MLDTRSMMLVSQVYFVILAMVLAIAPQYYMLVFLIYFVAIMAFSMYTSKRRMKGARIPREEVEAARQLFREDNSFQIAVEDEELVRQLTGQAKTAIMTFLFLPIYITIFELVRRNYSSLISALQGAGLSETLAGFVVWFAAFETMFLISMVSRRVVRQAKQPPMVPRGFVVTEKGILLKGSMGGVIGFPLPEGTEVKLDEKRNCVEIVFPGGSRLRLYTRKARRVYELIQRLGLRGAKTGGSG